The genomic window GCGCCTTCAGCGCGGCCGGATCGGGAACGACCCGGCTGAGGGTACGGGCATCTGTGGCGGGCTGTGGGCGCGGCTTTTTCATGAGCCGAGAGTATAGTTTGCAAAGAAAACTTTGCAAACATTTCTTTGCAAATTATACATACATCAGGAGATGCGAGCGCGACGCGAGGTCGCCCGCCGATGAGAGAAGCTCCGCCCCCTCGCCTCATAGCCCGGACTGAAAGCCTGCAACGCAGGGATAGGCGACACCAGGCTGATCGCCGCGCCCCGCACCTGGGGCGTCACGCTAATCTTCCGGCAAGGCGAAGACGGCGCAGGATTCGGCGATGCCGCGCAAGGCGTGCTCGCCAAGCGGCGTGAGGGCTGATCCAGTGTTCGCCGCCACCGCGCCCGAGATCAGCACGCTGCGGCCAAGCGGCTTGCAAAGCCCTTCCAGGCGACTGACGAGATTGACAGCCGGACCGATGGCGGTGAAGTCAAGCCGGTCGGCCGCGCCGATATTGCCCCAGAGGATCTCGCCGAAATGCAGTGCGGCGCCGAAGGGCAGCGGCGCCAGCCCCTGCGCCCGGCGCAGCTGGTCGAGATGGGCCATGCCGGCGCGGCAGGCGGCGACCGCCCTCAGCGCCGCCTCGCAAGCATTGCGATCGCCCCCGGCCTCTTCGCCGGAGGCGCCCGCGACGGGAAAGATCGCGAGCACGCCGTCGCCCATGAATTTTAGCACCTCGCCCCCGAAGGCATGCACGGCGCCGGCGACACGGTCGAAATAGGCGTCGAGCGCTGCAATCATCGCATACGGCTCGGTCACTTCGGAAAGGGCGGTGAAATCTCTGAGATCAGCGCAGAGAAGGGCGGCGCGGATGATTTCGCCTGTGCCGCGCGCAAGCGCGCCGGCCTGCACCCGGGCAGCGCTGCGCCGGCCGAGATAGGCTTCGAGCAGGGCCGCCCGCGCCTCGCGCGCCGCAAGGGCAGCAAGCGGTGCTGCGGCAAAACGCGCGACCTCGCGCAGCCGGGCCGCATCACCAGGAGCAAAAGCCCCTGCCCCGTCGGCAAGGCCTGCCCAGCCGAGGATGGGGTCGTCCGGAGAAGGCCCGATCCTTTCTTCCCAGACCGGCCCGAGCCCGGCCAGCCACTCACGCCCGGCCCCGACGGGCGGTGCCGCGGCGAAGGCCAGCGCCTCGATGACGGTCCCGCTCTCCGCCCGCCACAGCCATGTGCGCCGCGCAATGATCGGATGCGGCACCGAAAGCGTCAGCGCGCCGCCGGCGAGCGGCAAGCCATCGGCCAGCAGCCGACGCCCGAGTTCGGCGAGAAACCGTTCGGGACCGGGCGAAGCGGCGGCCTCGTCAATCAACCAGGCAAGAGAGGAAGGCAGATCCATGCCCTAGCATTGCACTCGGTCCGAGCCTCGGCAACCCCGGTGCGTCCGCAAGCGGACGCAGCGCTTCCTCTTGGCTCTTGCGCCCGCGGCCATCCCCCGCAACCCCTGTCAACCCCACCGCCAAACAACCCTGTGGAAAACCATTCAGCGCGGTGGAAAACAAAGAAAAAAACACTTTAAACTTGCGCGGATTTGATTCCATTATGCGCCGTTCGTCATCGTATGATTGAGGGGTTGCGATGGGCACGACGTACTGGCCGAAAGATCCGCTTGACGGAAACGACATAACGCTGCTGACGTCGATCCTTCGGCGATGGTGCACGCGCTACGGGATCGAATTCACCGCCGAAGAGAGCAAGCGGAAAGCGAAGGAACTCGTCGAATGGTTCGAGTTCGGCGTCAAGGATCCGGTCGAGCTCGAAGAGCTGATCGACGGCAAGCATTGGCTCGTCACTCCGATCTGAGCCCAAGCGTCCGCGCATGAAAAGAGGCCGGGCGAAGATCGCGCCGGCCTCCATCGTTTTGGTTCCGGGGTTTTGGTTCTGGGCGGGGTATCAATCCCAGTTACGATCGCGATCCCAGCGGCGATCGCCATACCAGCGACGGTCGTCATTCCAGCGACGATCCCGATCCCAGCGGCGTTCGTGGCGCCAGCGCGGACCATCCCAGCCCCAGCGCGGCGGACCGCCATAAAAAGCCATCGGCGGGCGTTGCCAGTTG from Rhizobium sp. Pop5 includes these protein-coding regions:
- a CDS encoding GCG_CRPN prefix-to-repeats domain-containing protein, whose product is MKALSIAAALLAGSLSIGTAEAMPMGSINVQSNIVKADYACGRGWHLTPWGECRRNWQRPPMAFYGGPPRWGWDGPRWRHERRWDRDRRWNDDRRWYGDRRWDRDRNWD
- a CDS encoding adenylate/guanylate cyclase domain-containing protein, which translates into the protein MDLPSSLAWLIDEAAASPGPERFLAELGRRLLADGLPLAGGALTLSVPHPIIARRTWLWRAESGTVIEALAFAAAPPVGAGREWLAGLGPVWEERIGPSPDDPILGWAGLADGAGAFAPGDAARLREVARFAAAPLAALAAREARAALLEAYLGRRSAARVQAGALARGTGEIIRAALLCADLRDFTALSEVTEPYAMIAALDAYFDRVAGAVHAFGGEVLKFMGDGVLAIFPVAGASGEEAGGDRNACEAALRAVAACRAGMAHLDQLRRAQGLAPLPFGAALHFGEILWGNIGAADRLDFTAIGPAVNLVSRLEGLCKPLGRSVLISGAVAANTGSALTPLGEHALRGIAESCAVFALPED